In a genomic window of Kwoniella mangroviensis CBS 8507 chromosome 2, whole genome shotgun sequence:
- a CDS encoding allantoinase → MAKQILLAPLAILPGKSQPQPTTIEIDLDSGVITSIKEGLVQPTEEDKDVMVIEIEEGKVVLPGLVDTHVHLNQPGRTEWEGFQTGTLAAISGGVTTVIDMPLNSIPPTTTLEGLKVKRAEAERVGVNCDIGFWGGIIPGNADELVGMLDQGVKGFKCFLIESGVDEFPCVDEKDLLKACEALKDTNALILFHAELDSTAHSHVSPPSPDPKEYSTFLASRPESWEVDALSLILKLARLYPSLRFHIVHLSAASALSSIRQARSEGVKNLTVETCFHYLCLTAEEIPDNATQFKCCPPIRDSSNRLELRQALIDGEIDYVVSDHSPCVPELKKGDFLESWGGISGLGLGLSLLWTEFQQDEKVDLGRVVDWMSAVQAKQVGLDDKGGLKVGNKADWVLFDPKEKWEVTTQSLLFKNKVSPYVGKNLRGLVEKTYLGGQLVWDHSKGVDGVAYSQGNLL, encoded by the exons ATGGCAAAACAGATACTACTCGCTCCTCTCGCCATCTTACCTGGCAAGAGCCAACCTCAACCAACAACTATAGAGATTGACCTCGACTCAGGGGTGatcacatccatcaaagaGGGACTGGTCCAACCcaccgaagaagataaagatgtgatggtgattgagattgaagaaggcAAGGTGGTCTTACCTGGATTAGTCGA CACTCATGTGCATCTGAATCAACCCGGTCGAACCGAATGGGAAGGTTTCCAAACCGGTACATTAGCAGCGATCTCAGGAGGGGTAACTACGGTCATCGACATGCCTCTCAACTCAATCCCACCTACCACCACACTCGAGGGACTCAAAGTAAAAAGAGCAGAAGCGGAAAGAGTGGGCGTAAATTGCGATATAGGATTCTGGGGTGGGATCATACCTGGCAACGCGGATGAGCTTGTTGGGATGCTGGATCAAGGGGTTAAAGGATTTAAATGTTTCTTGATCGAGTCGGGTGTCGAT GAATTCCCTTGTGTAGATGAAAAGGATTTGTTGAAAGCATGTGAGGCTCTGAAG GACACAAACGCgttgatcctcttccatgCCGAGCTTGACTCCACTGCCCATAGTCATGTCTCCCCACCGTCACCTGATCCCAAAGAATATTCCACTTTTCTCGCATCCCGCCCTGAATCATGGGAAGTAGACGCCTTGTCCCTCATCCTGAAGCTAGCCAGACTCTACCCTTCTTTACGATTCCACATCGTCCATCTATCAGCCGCTTCTGCTCTCTCCTCAATTCGTCAAGCTCGCTCAGAAGGAGTGAAAAACCTAACGGTCGAAACATGTTTTCATTATTTGTGTTTGACCGCCGAGGAAATACCAGATAATGCAACTCAATTCAAGTGCTGTCCGCCTATTCGAGATTCCTCTAACAGACTAGAACTCAGACAGGCTCTGATAGATGGTGAAATAGATTATGTGGTATCGGACCATTCGCCCTGTGTACCCGAATTGAAAAAAGGTGATTTCCTAGAATCATGGGGTGGTATATCGGGATTGGGCTTAGGGTTGAGTTTACTCTGGACCGAAtttcaacaagatgaaaaagtGGATCTGGGCAGGGTGGTAGATTGGATGAGCGCCGTACAAGCTAAACAGGTGggattggatgataagggTGGATTGAAAGTTGGGAACAAGGCGGATTGGGTATTGTTTGATCCAAAGGAAAAATGGGAGGTCACTACC CAATCCCTCTTATTCAAAAATAAAGTGTCGCCATATGTGGGTAAGAACCTCAGAGGTTTAGTGGAAAAGACGTATCTTGGTGGTCAATTAGTTTGGGATCATTCAAAGGGTGTAGATGGAGTAGCATACTCTCAAGGCAACTTATTATGA